The Papaver somniferum cultivar HN1 chromosome 3, ASM357369v1, whole genome shotgun sequence genome includes a region encoding these proteins:
- the LOC113359386 gene encoding glycine-rich protein 5-like: MEQIIIAYIVLGAVTISIVIIVVCTLIFGKSTSNQKSRNHDEENNTDGSMVAGDAAGGSRNWGLQGVGGGRGGSGLLGWGVGGGLGFGGGCGGLGGGGGGGGGGC, translated from the coding sequence ATGGAGCAGATTATCATAGCCTACATAGTTTTGGGAGCTGTCACTATATCTATTGTGATAATTGTTGTTTGTACACTAATATTCGGCAAGAGTACTAGTAATCAGAAAAGTAGAAACCATGACGAAGAAAATAATACTGATGGAAGTATGGTAGCTGGAGATGCGGCTGGTGGATCGCGAAACTGGGGTTTGCAAGGTGTAGGAGGTGGACGGGGAGGTTCCGGTTTGTTGGGTTGGGGAGTTGGTGGAGGCTTGGGTTTTGGAGGTGGATGTGGTGGTTTGGGAGGTGGAGGAGGCGGAGGAGGAGGAGGTTGTTAA